Proteins from a genomic interval of Coccinella septempunctata chromosome 2, icCocSept1.1, whole genome shotgun sequence:
- the LOC123307653 gene encoding uncharacterized protein LOC123307653, which yields MYKNESNDSLDICSECFGITGENLNTEINEVYTVCSFCIDDPIGECTFANPNSVSVLCIKCGKRDDNNCCDFCLENRSDRTNRDGSKKEKYPAKRSPYFKEKRTEKSPYTLDQLEKIKKMTPAEKRDASCRKCGLMFHKSNTCVNTERFCFFCHKKGHEKKDCRKLKDQKSKN from the exons atgtataagaatgaatcaaatgatagtttggatatttgttccgagtgttttggtattacgggTGAGAATCTCAATACTGAGATCAATGAAGTGTATACTGTATGCTCTTTTTGTATTGACGATCCCATTGGGGAATGTACTTTTGCTAATCCTAATTCAGTTTCAGTGCTCTGCATCAAATGTGGTAAGAGagatgataataattgttgtgatttttgtttAGAGAATAGGTCTGATCGAACAAACAGGGATGGTTCAAAGAAAGAGAAATATCCAGCAAAGAGGTCTCCTtattttaaagagaaaaggacagaaaagagtccttacacactggatcagttggagaaaataaagaaaatgacaCCAGCTGAAAAGCGCGATGCAAGTTGCAGAAAATGTGGTTTGATGTTCCACAAGTCAAACACATGTGTGAACACAGAGAGATTCTGCTTTTTCTGCCATAAGAAGGGACACGAAAAGAAGGACTgtaggaaactgaaagatcaaaaatcta aaaattaa
- the LOC123306842 gene encoding protein Vhl: MIQYPPLRSQESETRCYIRFMNLTERRVNVVWVNFSGLFVSYTTLDRGQFVDVNTFKTHPWIAFDDKTQDRMHIDKKLVYHPQTFREHLAEKLPGYKYREGVESRIMIVISLPVHSLKYTVLLYLKNHLNDPLKVDQLDLPRLLADSLKDLIEERKNLQKLPLHRMCPNIP, encoded by the coding sequence ATGATTCAGTATCCGCCACTACGTTCTCAGGAGAGTGAAACTCGATGCTATATAAGATTCATGAATTTAACAGAAAGAAGAGTTAACGTTGTATGGGTTAATTTTAGTGGATTGTTTGTTTCCTATACAACTTTAGATCGAGGCCAATTTGTAGATGTTAACACCTTCAAAACTCATCCATGGATAGCATTTGATGATAAAACCCAAGACAGAATGCATATAGACAAAAAATTGGTTTATCACCCACAAACATTCAGAGAACATTTAGCTGAAAAATTACCTGGATATAAATATAGAGAAGGCGTTGAAAGCAGAATTATGATAGTTATATCTCTTCCTGTACATAGTTTAAAGTATACTGTTTTGCTATATCTTAAAAATCACTTGAATGATCCCCTCAAGGTTGATCAACTGGATTTACCTCGGTTATTAGCAGATTCCCTCAAAGATCTtattgaagaaagaaaaaatttgcaaaaattgCCTCTTCATAGGATGTGTCCAAATATACCATAA
- the LOC123306339 gene encoding exocyst complex component 3: MASLDMKVIEAEARESAKKHVATIIKKHGKLEKVDQIKRKIIRQKGSVEAQLKSTIQQQLDGVHIGLEKLKDAQVEVAEVDQDLCKMAELFNQVPSLYHKLSVVRDENMKHSQYVTARENLKHIFTVPESVEKTKQWINEGKLLHTHQCLRDLENSRDDLLYELHKLPNQSPHDKSMLKAYFSEVEELSVLLEKQLRLVLSRTLNTVRKEPTVIVTALRIIEREEKADEEALKQEKQTGFIAPGRPKKWKKMAFEVLEHSVATRIEGTQVDERSDNKNWLITHLELIRQLILEDLRVVKTLCVPCFPPRYNIIHEYIKMYHHCLSVHLQEIIQNGLEGNEYVTVLSWVYKTYFSDELLSHPDLMQFTSKLEKENPLLPKEVLSQLQNEYLNNMEKNYAEWMKNTLNSEKQEWYSSIEPQVSHTSGTGPIIIFQMIDQNLQVTKTVSDQLTFEALKCGIDHVIRYGGSYKDEILEFKNTYFNDRKQVPFFTHHMITIVNNCLKLADLSTQLEKQYLIGLTDIQEEDKNIVREKFKKLRTVFLELRNQSGIYLLEELFLDLEKYFSDLFTSNWLGSSVAVDTICLTTEDYFQDYSGLAQKNFDYIVYQVRRRYVEKYLTSLLSKRVSFKTYQECTNAASQVLREVGQLKNLLNGLCKDISGDDPFEAITVLVEILKSDDDMLSFELHRVVEKYPDISDDQLLRLMHLRGDLNWSDVKDKVSHLIRPKNYLPPSIFKGLIFPKLVNLFNN, translated from the coding sequence ATGGCTTCTCTTGACATGAAAGTAATTGAAGCCGAAGCTAGAGAATCTGCAAAAAAACATGTTGCAACAATTATAAAAAAGCATGGAAAACTCGAAAAAGTTGATCAAATCAAGAGAAAGATAATTCGTCAGAAGGGATCCGTAGAAGCACAATTGAAATCAACTATCCAACAACAACTTGATGGAGTTCACATCGGTTTGGAGAAGCTCAAGGATGCTCAAGTAGAAGTGGCTGAAGTTGACCAAGATTTATGTAAAATGGCCGAGCTATTTAATCAAGTGCCAAGCTTATATCATAAATTAAGTGTAGTTAGAGATGAAAACATGAAACACTCACAATATGTTACTGCACGAGAGAATTTGAAACATATTTTTACTGTTCCAGAAAGTGTAGAAAAAACCAAGCAATGGATTAATGAAGGAAAACTGCTTCATACTCACCAATGCTTGAGAGATTTGGAAAATTCTCGCGATGATTTATTATATGAGCTCCATAAACTACCTAATCAATCTCCTCACGACAAATCAATGTTGAAAGCTTATTTTTCTGAAGTTGAGGAACTTTCAGTTTTACTTGAGAAACAGTTACGTCTTGTGCTATCAAGAACCCTTAATACTGTGAGAAAAGAACCAACAGTAATCGTGACAGCATTGAGAATTATTGAGAGAGAAGAGAAGGCAGATGAAGAGGCTTTAAAACAAGAGAAACAAACAGGATTCATTGCTCCAGGCCGCCCAAAGAAATGGAAGAAAATGGCATTTGAAGTTTTAGAACATTCAGTTGCTACAAGAATTGAGGGTACTCAGGTAGATGAAAGATCAGATAATAAAAATTGGCTCATCACTCATTTAGAACTTATACGACAACTGATCCTTGAAGACCTGAGAGTAGTTAAAACACTTTGTGTTCCTTGTTTTCCACCTAGATACAATATAATTCATGAGTATATAAAAATGTATCATCATTGCTTGTCTGTACATTTAcaagaaattattcaaaatggtCTTGAAGGAAATGAATATGTTACTGTTCTTTCTTGGGtatataaaacatatttttctgatgaGCTTCTTAGTCACCCTGATTTGATGCAGTTCACTTCAAAACTAGAAAAAGAAAATCCACTTCTCCCAAAAGAAGTGCTGAGTCAATTACAAAATGAGTATCTcaataatatggaaaaaaattatgctgAATGGATGAAAAATACTTTGAATTCAGAGAAACAAGAATGGTACTCATCTATAGAGCCACAAGTTTCCCATACATCTGGTACAGGTCCAATCATAATCTTCCAAATGATAGATCAGAATTTACAAGTTACTAAAACAGTGAGTGACCAACTTACTTTTGAAGCATTAAAGTGCGGTATAGATCATGTTATAAGATATGGAGGTTCATATAAAGATGAGATACTTGAATTCAAAAACACATATTTTAATGATAGGAAGCAGGTACCATTTTTTACACACCACATGATAACTATTGTAAATAACTGCCTGAAACTTGCTGATTTGAGCACTCAATTAGAAAAACAATATCTGATAGGCCTAACAGATATTCAAGAAGAAGATAAGAATATAGTgagagaaaaattcaaaaagttgAGAACAGTATTTTTAGAATTACGAAACCAATCTGGAATATATTTATTAGAGGAACTCTTCTtagatttggaaaaatatttctctgACCTCTTCACTTCAAATTGGCTAGGATCATCAGTTGCTGTAGATACAATTTGCTTAACAACAGAGGACTATTTTCAAGATTATAGTGGTCTTGCACAAAAGAACTTTGATTATATTGTATATCAGGTGAGAAGAAGATATGTTGAAAAATACTTGACATCTTTACTGAGCAAAAGAGTATCTTTCAAAACTTATCAGGAATGTACTAACGCAGCTTCTCAAGTATTGAGAGAAGTAGGCCAATTGAAAAACTTATTAAATGGTTTATGTAAAGACATAAGTGGTGATGACCCATTTGAAGCAATTACCGTACTAGTCGAGATCCTAAAGAGCGATGATGATATGCTATCGtttgaattgcatagagttGTAGAAAAGTATCCGGATATCAGCGATGATCAGTTGTTGAGACTGATGCATTTAAGAGGAGATTTGAATTGGTCTGATGTCAAAGATAAAGTATCACACTTGATAAGGCCTAAAAATTACCTCCCTCCCAGTATTTTCAAAGGACTAATTTTTCCCAAGCTGGTGAATTTGTTCAATAATTGA
- the LOC123306340 gene encoding UDP-glucose 4-epimerase-like isoform X1 — protein MKIFLSSFDESVSIRNFGPRRRPSNKYPVQNYLLSGVAVTDKKIDNHVLLIIQSYIYYCVCVLCNHTARLFDKVRYWIFEGSNPHMSCKSCQCTGKNSQAILVTGGGGYVGSHTVVELLNANFTVVAIDNLSNCHAPSKDDKPESLKRVEKITGKKLVFYNVDIRNKDDLDKIFKKHKISTVIHFAALKSVGESTQIPLSYYENNVGGSNNLFQVMHDNGVKSLVYSSSATVYGTPQFLPLTEDHPTGQGCTNPYGKTKYFVEEIGKDLCTAYPEWKLISLRYFNPVGAHHSGIIGEDPSGIPNNLMPYISQVAIGRREFLRVFGSDYDTVDGTGVRDYIHITDLAIGHLRALEKISDPSFLGFQAYNLGTGRGYSVLEVVKAFERASGKRVEYRLVDRRPGDIATCYSDASLAKSELNWSADKDIDEMCKDTWNWQSNNPSGFS, from the exons atgaaaatttttctttcttcttttgaCGAAAGTGTAAGCATAAGAAATTTTGGACCACGTAGACGACCGTCAAATAAGTACCCCGTACAAAATTATTTACTATCTGGAGTGGCAGTGACTGATAAGAAAATTGATAACCATGTCCTCCTCATTATTCAAAGCTATATATATTACTGCGTTTGTGTCCTATGCAATCATACCGCTCGATTATTTGACAAAGTAAG gtACTGGATTTTCGAAGGGAGCAATCCACACATGTCGTGTAAATCTTGCCAATGTACAGGAAAAAATTCTCAAGCTATCCTTGTGACTGGAGGGGGTGGTTATGTTGGATCTCATACTGTAGTTGAATTATTGAATGCTAATTTCACTGTAGTAGCTATTGATAATTTATCAAATTGTCATGCCCCCTCCAAAGATGACAAACCAGAGTCTCTCAAAAGGGTGGAAAAGATTACTGGAAAAAAACTGGTATTTTACAATGTGGACATAAGAAATAAGGATGACTtagataaaattttcaagaag CATAAAATTTCCACCGTTATACATTTTGCAGCTTTGAAATCTGTAGGAGAATCTACACAAATACCTCTATCATATTATGAAAACAACGTTGGGGGGTCAAATAATCTATTTCAG GTAATGCATGATAATGGTGTGAAATCTTTGGTTTACTCATCTTCAGCAACAGTGTATGGTACTCCCCAATTTTTGCCATTAACAGAGGACCATCCAACTGGTCAAGGTTGTACAAATCCTTATGGTAAAACGAAATATTTTGTAGAAGAAATTGGCAAGGATCTTTGTACTGCTTATCCG GAATGGAAATTGATATCCTTGAGATATTTCAATCCTGTTGGCGCACATCATTCTGGAATTATTGGGGAGGATCCTTCTGGAATTCCCAATAATCTAATGCCGTACATATCACAG GTtgctattggaagaagagaatTTCTCAGGGTTTTTGGTTCTGATTACGATACAGTGGATGGTACAGGTGTCCGCGATTATATACACATTACTGATCTAGCTATTGGTCATTTGAGAgctttagaaaaaatttcagacCCTTCATTCCTAGGCTTTCAAGCTTACAATTTAGGAACCGGTCGAGGTTATTCCGTTCTCGAGGTTGTTAAAGCGTTCGAAAGAGCATCTGGAAAAAGGGTGGAGTACAGATTAGTTGACAGAAGGCCGGGAGATATCGCTACATGCTATTCTGATGCCAGCCTGGCAAAGAGTGAACTGAACTGGAGTGCAGATAAGGATATTGATGAAATGTGCAAAGATACATGGAATTGGCAGAGTAACAATCCTAGTGGCTTCAGCTGA
- the LOC123306340 gene encoding UDP-glucose 4-epimerase-like isoform X2, whose product MSSSLFKAIYITAFVSYAIIPLDYLTKYWIFEGSNPHMSCKSCQCTGKNSQAILVTGGGGYVGSHTVVELLNANFTVVAIDNLSNCHAPSKDDKPESLKRVEKITGKKLVFYNVDIRNKDDLDKIFKKHKISTVIHFAALKSVGESTQIPLSYYENNVGGSNNLFQVMHDNGVKSLVYSSSATVYGTPQFLPLTEDHPTGQGCTNPYGKTKYFVEEIGKDLCTAYPEWKLISLRYFNPVGAHHSGIIGEDPSGIPNNLMPYISQVAIGRREFLRVFGSDYDTVDGTGVRDYIHITDLAIGHLRALEKISDPSFLGFQAYNLGTGRGYSVLEVVKAFERASGKRVEYRLVDRRPGDIATCYSDASLAKSELNWSADKDIDEMCKDTWNWQSNNPSGFS is encoded by the exons ATGTCCTCCTCATTATTCAAAGCTATATATATTACTGCGTTTGTGTCCTATGCAATCATACCGCTCGATTATTTGACAAA gtACTGGATTTTCGAAGGGAGCAATCCACACATGTCGTGTAAATCTTGCCAATGTACAGGAAAAAATTCTCAAGCTATCCTTGTGACTGGAGGGGGTGGTTATGTTGGATCTCATACTGTAGTTGAATTATTGAATGCTAATTTCACTGTAGTAGCTATTGATAATTTATCAAATTGTCATGCCCCCTCCAAAGATGACAAACCAGAGTCTCTCAAAAGGGTGGAAAAGATTACTGGAAAAAAACTGGTATTTTACAATGTGGACATAAGAAATAAGGATGACTtagataaaattttcaagaag CATAAAATTTCCACCGTTATACATTTTGCAGCTTTGAAATCTGTAGGAGAATCTACACAAATACCTCTATCATATTATGAAAACAACGTTGGGGGGTCAAATAATCTATTTCAG GTAATGCATGATAATGGTGTGAAATCTTTGGTTTACTCATCTTCAGCAACAGTGTATGGTACTCCCCAATTTTTGCCATTAACAGAGGACCATCCAACTGGTCAAGGTTGTACAAATCCTTATGGTAAAACGAAATATTTTGTAGAAGAAATTGGCAAGGATCTTTGTACTGCTTATCCG GAATGGAAATTGATATCCTTGAGATATTTCAATCCTGTTGGCGCACATCATTCTGGAATTATTGGGGAGGATCCTTCTGGAATTCCCAATAATCTAATGCCGTACATATCACAG GTtgctattggaagaagagaatTTCTCAGGGTTTTTGGTTCTGATTACGATACAGTGGATGGTACAGGTGTCCGCGATTATATACACATTACTGATCTAGCTATTGGTCATTTGAGAgctttagaaaaaatttcagacCCTTCATTCCTAGGCTTTCAAGCTTACAATTTAGGAACCGGTCGAGGTTATTCCGTTCTCGAGGTTGTTAAAGCGTTCGAAAGAGCATCTGGAAAAAGGGTGGAGTACAGATTAGTTGACAGAAGGCCGGGAGATATCGCTACATGCTATTCTGATGCCAGCCTGGCAAAGAGTGAACTGAACTGGAGTGCAGATAAGGATATTGATGAAATGTGCAAAGATACATGGAATTGGCAGAGTAACAATCCTAGTGGCTTCAGCTGA